In Neoarius graeffei isolate fNeoGra1 chromosome 19, fNeoGra1.pri, whole genome shotgun sequence, the sequence ccgcgcggcttacgcccatataataattcgaacggggagaaccccgtagaggcttgggggacctctcgcactgagaacagcaagggttcgagccacttatcccaattacgtgcgtcctcacttacgaatttcttaataatatttttgagggtgcggttgaaccgttccactaaaccatccgtttgtgggtgatatacgctggtgcggatcggcttaatccccaataacccatacagttcgcgcagtgttcgtgacataaacgtagtgccttgatcagtcagaatctctttcgggattccaactcgggagatgacgtggaagagtgcctctgcaatactgcatgctgagatattgcgcagaggcactgcttccgggtatcgcgttgcatagtccaccagaactaatataaagcggtaccctcgtgctgaccaatctaatggcccgacaagatccatcccaattctctcaaacggggtctcgattaacggtagagggcgcaaaggcgcttttggaatggccgctggatttactaactggcattcgcggcatgccgtacaccacctacggacatcgccgcgaatccctggccaatagaattgggccattattcgggctagtgttttatcttgccctaagtgtccagccatgggattaaagtgagccgcctggaataccaattcccggcggctctttggaatcaaaagctgtgtgactcgctttttagtttgagtgtcctgcgtcactcggtataatctatccttcataatcacgaagtaggggaaggacggggtggtgttcggcgggagcatttgaccattgattactctcacttggtcaaacgcatgccacagagtctcgtctcgcgactgctctaatgggaaatccgcgagggattccccaatagagagaggaggagccggcggctcctcactctgacgcagagatgacgtagacgtttctgtgacagctgctcccgccaaagcgacaccgggacctccccctgtcaactggcaggacccactctctactaggtgcgtcattaaaccccgaaatcccggccaatcagtccccaaaattaaagagtgggtaaggcgaggattaaccgccgccttcactataaatttttcccctctgaaaataatgtggaccgacgaataatggtgacgtccgaataattaggtataaacctacgatagtagccagccagccccaggaactgtctcaccccctttttggtcttgggcaacgggcaggtgcgtccccaaattaataagacagcagcgattgcggcctgcccgaggcccaagaccaaaaagggggtgagacagttcctggggctggctggctactatcgtaggtttatacctaattattcggacgtcaccagcccgctgactgacctcactaaaaagggggcgccagatccggtccagtggacggagcagtgccagcgggctttctcggaggtaaaggctgcactgtgtggggggccacttttacactcccctgacttctctctcccttttatgttacagacggatgtgtcggacagagggctgggggccgttttgtcccagcaggtggagggggaggatcgcccggtcctatacatcagccggaagctgtcagtgcgggaggggcgctacagcacgattgaaaaggagtgcctggcgatcaaatgggcggtcctcgccctccggtactacctgctggggcgctctttcaccctctgttcggaccacgcgcccctccagtggctccaccgcatgaaagatgccaacgcgcggatcacccgttggtatctggcgctccaaccctttaatttcaaggtggtccacaggccgggggcgcagatggtcgtggcggacttcctctcctgtcaaggggggggggggggggggggggagtcggctgcgggccggacggctgcccggcctgagtcgggcggtgggggtatgtggcagcgggggcgtggtcaagcaccggtctgtgacaggagggcggagtcagggaaggtaagtggtagaatcacttcacctgagagcaattaacctgtgtttgtgtgtcttcccagggaccgcgccctatttagggagggagagcgagagcagaggagatctctcccgaaccagacacctgatgtgtgtgtgcgcgtgtgtctgtgttaaacatattgtgttccctgaaaagtggagcaataaaactatttgttgaacctgatctctgtcctgccgtcctctgtgctccacccacacctgctgggttggtgctccaggtcccgggtttcagcaccactgtagctttccctaggtgtgggtggagcacagaggacggcaggacagagatcaggttcaacaaatagttttattgctccacttttcagggaacacaatatgtttaacacagacacacgcacacacacacatcaggtgtctggttcgggagagatctcctctgctctcgctctccctccctaaatagggcgcggtccctgggaaggcacacaaacacaggttaattgctctcaggtgaagtgattctgccacttaccttccctgactccgccctcctgtcacagaccggtgcttgaccacgccgccGCTGCCACAACTTGTTACCACACCAACAGGCCAGTGATTTTTGATACCACAAAATTTGCCATGATGCGAGTTGATTTGATGCTGGGGTATGCAGTTGGTATGACATTTTACACAATTGATTTCATTTACATGAATTCACACATGCAAACAAAATATAATTTGAACATCAGTTCAGTGAGGATTGATTAGATTTGTACAGTATATACCTGGTGTGCTATGTGCCTTATTGTGGGGAAGATGTTCCAGCTGATCCCTCTCAGACAAGGGATGAGAGGTGTGAGAGGCACAGAAGGACTATTGGGGAGATTGTAAAACAGACAGACATTCAGCCAGAGTCTGATGTTGGACCTTTTACTTTAACTGAAGCTGATTTGATGTTTGAGTGACCTTTCAGAGGAACAGTGTTTAGACATCACATTAGACCCATGTTTTAAGAAGACATATGAGGGTACAGTCTTTGCTCCTGCACTGGGAAAGGAGGTGTACTTGCTGCAGAATAGCCTTCTGTACAGACAGAGTGAAGAGGTTTGCAGCTTGTGGTCCCACAGAAGCACAGGAAGGAAGTGCTTGAGCTTGGTCACATTGTACCATGGGCAGGTCACTTGACTTACATGAAGTCTTTGCAGAGAATCAGTAAGCGGTTTTATTGGCCAGGGCTTTATGAAAATGTGAAGAGTTTCTGTAAGTCCTGTCCTCTGTGTCAACCGTCAGGTGGTAAATGTTTTAATCATGCCCGTTTGATTCCCCTATACACCCCGTATACACTCCATTTGAGAGAATTTGGGTGGACATACGTAGTTGGACCTTTGGAGAGGAGTAGATCAAGAAATAGGTTTGTCTTGGTCATTTGCAACTATGCTACAAGATACCCTGAAGCCTTTCCTTTTAGAGAAATCACAGCCAGACATTTAGCCACTGCCATGCTCCAGCTCTTCTCTAGAGTTGGTATACCCAATGAGGTGCTAACAGACCAAGACCCCAACTTTATGAGCAAGACCCTAAAGCAAGTTTATTTAATATcttttttattgtcattgcacaatgtacaatgaaattctaTTTCTCTAGTGGATCATataaaaagacaaaaacataAATGGGTCATAAAAAAcagacataaaaacataaaaatgatctcatctcattatctctagccgctttacaccatgcataaagacgcctacaaagtgcgactcctcccccaccttgcttgcactgggttacctctacttCCCCCCTCAagtcgagttttcatgttgtaaagtgtacttgtgttttttgtgcttatgtgctgaggtgtttttttttttatgttcccaCACTATTCCtcataggagcatagtgtgggggttgcttttttttctcctcccctctcctcatgttactctatttttttcttttcatccctgtcttcctgtcctgtctactccccctctgtcaattgtgtgtatgtgtgtatgtaagaacaggttgatggtcaatttcgctggtacttgtgactagtgataataaagggttcattcattcattacagtcgtggctaactccacataacctgcatagcaaaaaaaaaaaaaaccacacacatacTGGGGGGTAATCCCGTAATACCCCTCCTGCAATAGCCCCTCTTAAAACATTTTACAAGTACCATGCaactgtgtgagaaaattatgacTAAAACTTTGACTAGAATTAGACTAAAATGAAAATTGAGTTCCACTTCTTAAATCTTGATgaaaacaaaaaaattaataaataaaataaaaagactaaAATGAAACTACAATTTTCAGTACAAGACGAAGTCTCAGTTTAAAATTCTTTAAATTCAAAATTAACATTGCAATACTGAACTAAACCAACATTACCTACTGAACATTTATGGCAAATAACAATTACTTGTACAAATCCAAAATATTTTCTATAAAACCAATTTAGTGGCAGAACTGACTTTATagttgtgtggggtttttttttgttttgttttgttgttgttgttgtttttaagctgtctgtttagagaccaaaacacaatggacagatatttatcagagaggtctgattcacagcgcagctttgccatgtcagatggaaagccttttatgagaaaactttcctttgcctaaattctgataaagccttgcctgcattttcctGTAATTACTAAATTCATCTCTGAGCTTGTCAGCTGTTTTGTGAATCTAAAGATACAGTCAAGAACCTTTAATTCAACCTTCATGAGCCTTAATATAATATTGGCACGAGCCATCGTTCTCATTTCTGTATCCCTCATTTAAAGATATAgatggattgattgattttagtgaagaaaatgtaaatgtggtatttttctacagatatacaggagcatgcagtgtgaaaaATACATCGACACCAAAAGAGAGatgcatgtgaattggatgaggtgagaaATACACCAGTTGTTGGATCTttttagtgatttgattttacagcTCATAATTTGTTGGGAGAACTTTATCTCCTTGCTGTCACTGATATCTCTGCCATGCTTTCTCTAAGTTTGTAATGCTGATCTGATTTTTACCTTTTCTGGAATCTTGCCTCAttcttttaggtatgtgaattgtgcccaTAATAATaaagaacagaatcttgtggcatttcaGTATCGAAGGagaattctgtatcgttgctgtcgacccattaagccaggacaggagctcttggtgtggtatgaagaggagtgcaccaaagaactcagtcctacacctacaggaacaaccagacagAAAGGTGTTACTATAGTCTAAGAGAttatagaggttattttctgcatCAACTAGTgacctgccctgtgatgacctggtgacttgtccagggtgtaccccgcctttcgcctgtagtcagctgggataggctccagcttgcctgcgaccctgtagaacaggataaagcagctagagataatgagatgagagatgttttAATGACTGTATTTGAAAATTTGAAAATCATAACCCATTTCTAGGGTTACTTGTTTGAAACTGAATATATAGCAAGCCACAGAATACTGCTGTATTTTTATTCATCATGCACAATTTAACCAGAAGTAGCATAAAATACATGCCCTGTGGATCCTGAGTGGTGCAGCAGAAAAATATCCTCCTCATCATCTTCCCTATTTTCGGGAGATTGCCACATTCGAATCCTGAAGATGCCGCAGTCATCTGTGGTCGGGAGCTCAAGAGAGAAAAATTGGCTAGGCTCTCTGGGAGGGAGGGgtgacatgctctctctctcctctgttaaTTACACTAGTGAGtcatgggtgtctgtgagctcatgcacatTCATATGGAAGTGAGTggattcctctgagtgtgttacgccACCCTGACATTGTATGAGTAAAAGATGCGGTCAACTGGTGTTACTTACCTCGGAGGAAGCACATGGTATCCTTAGCCCTCCCTGGTTGGGGGTTGTTGTGTGATACGGACGAGTAgcctgatgggtgggaattggccatggctaaattagggagaaaatcagGGTAAATAAACACATGCCCTatcacaacaaacacacactataGGACAATGCTTTCAGACctccccatattacagaaacacacgggagggagggacaaaaaaaaaattataatatctTAAGTGCAATATAACCAGCTGGCTGGATAGAAGTTAGTTGAACACGAACATGCAGCATGCCTGAACCAAGCAAAGTTGTTAATTGGCTCATACAATTGTCCGTCAAACCCATCAAGCATTATACAAATCAATTAGaacacatttgctttatttcaggagCACATGTGATACAGTATTTATATTATCAACCAATTTAATAAGCAATAACATTATTTTTAGTATTACATTCAATAATTCCACAAGAGTCATGCTATACAGAAAGaatttttaattatgtttatttttaacTCAAACTCTTTCAGCTCGAAAATTTCAACATATTCAGGGACAAGTAAGCAGTTGCTTTATTACTATAAACCACACCATGGCATTCTTTGCATAATACAGGAAGGAAATTCctgtagaggctttgcaccatcacatgacccccatagcaatggtaactacaccgccatgacaggaggcatgcttgtagtgcttcattcagatgaaTGATcaattgttattgatcagtatgggaagattttgctgtgtttttggatgtgtAACTCATTCTGAGTGAAacaaaagacatcagatttttttaatttaccaaaagtaattcttcATCGGGAGGAAAAAACAAGAAAGAtttgaaaacatctcatctcattatctctagccactttatccttctacagggtcgcaggcaagctggagcctatcccagctgactacgggtgaaaggcggggtacaccctggacaagtcgccaggtcatcacagggctgacacatagacacagacaaccattcacactcacattcacacctacggtcaatttagagtcaccagttaacctaacctgcatgtctttggactgtggggaaaaccggagcacccggaagaaacccacgcggacacagggagaacatgcaaactccgcacagaaaggcccttcgccggccacggggctcgaacccggaccttcttgctgtgaggtgacagcgctaaccactacaccaccgtgccgcccgatttgaaaacatagaagggaaaaatggctcgcaaacaTACAAAGTGCAGTGAGGCGCTCAATCTAAAACAGAGAGTTGAACATGAGCACAAGAGACAAAGTCTAGCAAGGTGcttattcttatacagtgaagtgaacatgggcGTAAAGCTACAGTCTCACTACAActcgcaatgctttgcgatgggttctcatctcatctcattatctctagccgctttatccttctacagggtcgcaggcaagctggagcctatcccagctgactacgggcgaaaggcggggtacaccctggacaagtcgccaggtcatcgcagggctgacacatagacacagacaaccattcacactcacattcacacctacggccaatttagagtcaccagttaacctaacctgcatgtctttggactgtgggggaaaccggagcacccggaggaaacccatgcggacatggggagaacatgcaaactccgcacagaaaggcccttgccggccccggggctcgaacccggaccttcttgctgtgaggcgacagcgctaaccactacaccaccgtgccgcccgatttgaaaacatagaagggaaaaatggctcgcaaacaTACGAAGTGCAGTGAGGCGCTCAATCTAAAACAGAGAGTTGAACATGAGCACAAGAGACAAAGTCTAGCAAGGTGcttattcttatacagtgaagtgaacatgggcGTAAAGCTACAGTCTCATTACAActcgcaatgctttgcgatgggttatcaatgaaaaataGGTGTTTTGGTGATGATGCTTGGCAATATACAGGCAAACTAAAAGTTGTGGTCTCACAGCAGGCGAactcttgactgtcacgcctacaCACGCTCAAGCAGCCGCGctcgctcacaggacccagtcattatgggaagcacctgatgctgatttgagaacAATCGGCATGCACATATAAGAACACAATCTTtttgaatgttgtttttttttttaaaatcactgtCATGATtcgagccatgtttatgactcagcTTTTGGTTTTGCTTGTGTTATGTTTTTGTAAACATCACgcttgctaataaacactcttcctgcacttagatctgtctaccaccacatacttgcaaagtctctgtgaaaacagcatccttatatgcgcatgctgattgcaGTCAAATCAGCATCGGGCATTTCCCATAATGACCAGGTCCCAAAGTGCTCCGAAGGacccccgaatgtaaatgcaatTTTAAAGTCTTAGTGAAGGTTAGGCAATGACAAGCCGCTGTGTtgatgctcatgttcacttcactgtataagaatgagcaccttgctgcagttttgaaattaatttttattttttgaattcttacctttgtggaaattaAGTGAGCATATCATAGTATTTCTGACCTCTCCGTTCGACACAGAGTTCTGCCCAATGTTTGTGCACCATTTTTCCCTTTtatgtttagaaatctctctatttTGTTTCCCCTgatgaaaaattacttttggtaaataaaaaaaaaaattgatgtctttgtttcattcagaacAATTTGCACATACAAAAAcatagcaaaaccttcccatactgatcagtaACAACTGACTCATcttaatgaagcactacaagcatgcctactgtcatggcggtgtagttaccattgctatgggggtcatgtgatggtgcaaagcctctaaacTGTTGCAGACTGAACTGAAAGCCATCTGAACTGTTGCAGTGTGTCCCTTTTTTATATGCCTGCAATTCTGTATGGCTATTCTtatgtcttaatttatggatgctagctttctttctttcaccattTACATTAATATGAATCAAGTGGGTTTCACAAAATCCCACAAAATTTAATTTCATTAAATGTGTGTTTAATTGAAATTAATAAGCATTTTAAATATGACAATCCATATGTAAAAATAAAGactttcttgtgtaaatgcttcTAGATAAATCTATTCATAACCAGAttgataaataaggcccattGTTGTACATTTCAGAACCTTGAATGCTCGGGCTGAGTCTCCTTATTAATCCTGGACGAGATGTAAATAAGGCTAGGCATGCCATTACCTAGACTTAACATTATATCAAACAGAAACCAACTACTTCCCCTTAGTCAGTCTGACCCACGGGGCTATGACCAGTGCTGTGCCTAGCTGTTGTACCAGCACCTTATTGAATCTACGAGTATTCCGAGCTAGAGGCTGCTGTATCTTTgtcctcaaacttttttttttctcctcagtcTTCATGTAGAATCTTGAAAGTTTGAGGTTCAGTAAAAATGCTCCCTTACATTAGGTGACATGTGGTTAGATTGtataatcttgttgcatttcatgtAAAATTTCTGATACTTTTGTCCTTTCACTTCCCCAGAAGTAAAGAACACTTTGCTGCAAGTCTTTTCCTGCTCCACATGTCCTCGTTCCTGTGCATCTCAAATTTACCTTGACCAGTGCATCCAGAGATGCCACAATGAAGAGTCTGTGAGACTTCAGGAATCAAGAGAGATTAAATATGAACTTCAAATCCCCTCCGAATGCTCCAGTAGTCAGCCAACATCAACTGATACTCTCAGTTCTGACACTTCTCATGATGTAGAGAAGGAAATTCACCACAGCTCAgactgtggaaagagttttggtcATCAGAATGCACTCAAATGGAACCAGTGCAGTCACAAAGGAGTAAAGCCACATGActgttcacagtgtgggaagaattTTATTGAACAGAGTGCTTTCCAACGATACCAGCACAttaacacaggagagaagccatatcactgctcacagtgtagaaagagttttattcatcagagtactctccaaaaacaccagcgcattcacacaggagagaagccgtataactgctcacagtgtggaaagagttttactcagcagagtcatctccaaaaacaccagcgcattcacacaggagagaagccgcatcactgcttacagtgtggaaagagttttactcgtcagaatgatctccaaatacaccagcgcattcacacaggagagaagccgtatcactgctcacagtgtggaaagagttttactcagcagagtcatctccaaacacaccaacgcattcacacaggagagaagccgcatcactgttcacagtgtgggaagagttttaatcaGCAGAGCCATCTccagcaacaccagcgcattcacacaggagtgaagccgtatcactgctcacagtgtggaaaaagttttactcttcagagtaatctccaaacacaccagctcattcacacaggagagaagccgtatcactgctcacagtgtgggaagagttttactcgtcagagtgctctccaaaaacaccagcgtattcacacaggagagaagccgtatcactgctcacagtgtggaaagagttttactcagcagagtcatctccaaacacaccagcgcattcacacaggagagaagccgcatcactgctcacagtgtggtaagagttttactcagcagagccatctccaacaacaccagctcattcacacaggagtgaagccgtatcactgctcacagtgtggaaaaagttttattcttcagagtaatctccacaaacaccagcgcattcacacaggagagaagccgtattactgctcacagtgtggaaagagttttactcatgatACTACTCtcaaaacacaccagcgcattcacacaggagagaaaccatttCACTGCTCACGGtgcggaaagagttttactcatcagagtgatctccaaaaacaccagcgcattcacacaggagagaagccgtatcactgcttacagtgtgggaagagttttactcatcagagtgctctccaacaacaccagcgcattcacacaggagagaagccgtatcactgctcacagtgtggaaagagttttacttatTCAGGTACATTTAAAACCCACAAGTGCACGAACTCCGAGACAttgcatgatttaaagttgtcaaattaaatatgTTTTTTATTCATGCTTTTGCTGAAAATGTCCTGTACTTTGATCCTAATTGTTCATATTAAAGGACTACATATTTTAAAACAATCTTAGTGATTTTTAAACAAGACTATTAATGTTTTCTTTTGATGTTATGTAGTTATTAAGTAGTCATTAATTACCACCATATAAATAATGATTCAGCTGTAACACTATTATCAGTGTAGTACTGTAGCATGAGACTAATTGTTCATAGAATTATTacggatcaggagtttaatgtactatgtttaacggaaatgtggatcaaaccaaatgagtatgttgCATTTAAATGAAGCTATATGCTTCATCCTCAGCTATATGTATCAGCTTAGTCTAACTGGTAGTGGACAAG encodes:
- the LOC132867674 gene encoding zinc finger protein 585A-like, whose protein sequence is MNTETSKDGGTSEVCVKKEETLELNISNHGDNLDNPPERLCINMEDHDNKDYLYCEVCKSFFFNKCEVHGLPLFISDTPVPMGVSDRARQTLPPGLEIKKSSIPDAGLGVFNKGETIPVGAHFGPYQGELVNREEARKSGDSWVIYRSMQCEKYIDTKREMHVNWMRYVNCAHNNKEQNLVAFQYRRRILYRCCRPIKPGQELLVWYEEECTKELSPTPTGTTRQKEVKNTLLQVFSCSTCPRSCASQIYLDQCIQRCHNEESVRLQESREIKYELQIPSECSSSQPTSTDTLSSDTSHDVEKEIHHSSDCGKSFGHQNALKWNQCSHKGVKPHDCSQCGKNFIEQSAFQRYQHINTGEKPYHCSQCRKSFIHQSTLQKHQRIHTGEKPYNCSQCGKSFTQQSHLQKHQRIHTGEKPHHCLQCGKSFTRQNDLQIHQRIHTGEKPYHCSQCGKSFTQQSHLQTHQRIHTGEKPHHCSQCGKSFNQQSHLQQHQRIHTGVKPYHCSQCGKSFTLQSNLQTHQLIHTGEKPYHCSQCGKSFTRQSALQKHQRIHTGEKPYHCSQCGKSFTQQSHLQTHQRIHTGEKPHHCSQCGKSFTQQSHLQQHQLIHTGVKPYHCSQCGKSFILQSNLHKHQRIHTGEKPYYCSQCGKSFTHDTTLKTHQRIHTGEKPFHCSRCGKSFTHQSDLQKHQRIHTGEKPYHCLQCGKSFTHQSALQQHQRIHTGEKPCECERCGKSFTLQIYLQKHQHIHTGEKPHHCSQCGKSFLRKSALQNHQRIHTGEKPHHCSQCGKSFTQQSHLQKHQRIHTGEKPHYCLQCGKSFTHDTTLKTHQRIHTGEKPYHCSQCGKSFTHDTTLKTHQRIHTGEKPFHCSWCGKSFTHQSDLQTHQRIHTGEKPYHCSQCGKSFTHQSALQTHQRIHTGEKPYHCSQCGKSFTHQSALQTHQRIHTGEKPYHCSQCGKSFTQHSALQTHQRIHTGEKPFHCSRCGKSFTQQSNLQTHQRIHTGVKPYHCSQCGKSFTQQSALQTHQRIHTGEKPYHCSQCGKSFTYSVTFKAHKCNNSETLHDLKLSN